The genomic interval TTTCTTGGGCCTTCAAAATGGGGCAATATTTCCACCTGGGCTCTTTGGGCAAATGAATCCTTCATATTTGCAATTATTCATTTTCCTCTTACTATGAACTAGAAGAACCAAAATACACTTCCTTTGTGATCAGTAATGTTTGGTTATACTGTATAGGTTTTAAAGCAACCTTGAAATAGTACCTTTGCCGTTAATGTTTTCCAGATAAGTCCTGAGACACTATGGCTTCTTGGTGATAACACCTTCAGAAGTTCATCAACTTCATAGAAAATTTTGTACAAAAGGCTGCAAATAGAAAATCAAGGCAAAACCAATCTACTATGTATTGCAACTTAGATGAGTTGACCTTACATTCAGAGGTAATTGCTGAAAACATTCTAATAACACAAATCCAAGGGGATGTCAGTCCATTGAACTGAGTTGAAATAGGCCATGTGTTTTGGGATAAAGAATATTTCTTACCTTAAAGAGTCTACAGAGAATAGGActaaaaaaattctaagaaaattttcttggacatagtaagaaaataaaagaaaaatagaccaaTATGATCAAATGAATAATTTGAAATACAAAGTAGTTTAAATATCTGTATGAAAAGATAGAGATTTAAGTCTAGAATTTATCCTACAGGAAATAAAGATGCATTTAGTCAGAATGTAGTTTACTAGTCCTTAGTGTAATACAAGTGCCTACATGTCTAGTGGTGTCATTTCTCACTGGTCCAATGAGGTTGCTTTACAATAGGCAATAGACTTGTACTCCTGGCCCAGAATGTAGAGTAGGCTGGTGTCACCAAAGCTTTGATTCTGTAACAATATACCATATAGCACTAATTCAGTTCTCTTTGGTTCAGTTAGCAAACGTTTGTCCAGTGCTGATCATGGGCAGCTGGTCCCTGTCTTGGAGCCGCTCCACTTGGGGGTGCTATTTGGAAACCTTTACTACTTGTTCTTGAATACATCTTTGGATCtgtgtaaaatggaaatgaagaggAACAATGAGTTCTTAGCTAACAGGATAGAATTTTGACTTTTCTATTTATGTTTGCAGGGGTATCTTGGGAATTGTTTTGagcacttttaattatttttttttcatgttggtATTGTATTCCTATGGTAACTTTAGACATGATATCTGTCACACATACACTCACTTTCATTTAACTTTTAGATGAATGAAATagcctttctttaaaataatgtcaaCACATTGAATTCCTTGTTTTCAATGGCATTGGCCTTTGCTGTAGTTACTCTTACTACAAAATGGAGTGTAGTATAATGTACATCCATGACATACCATAAATGTGATGAGAAGTAGTAGGTTAGTTGGGTAAGAAGAGACCAGATAGCTAAACAGGCTTGATTGTAAAAATTTAAAGGTACTCTTGTTAAGAGCATAAAACTAGGGACAAAtagaaaagaacttgaaaaaagaATAAGTCAAAGGAAAATGAAGGGAACCAAAATAGTGCTTACCATATGCTAGGTGCTTTACAGAATTGTTTTATTTACTCTCTCAAGAACACCACAATGATGCTATTAAAATCCTCTGTTATAGGTAAGGATATTGAGTCAGAAGTTATGTAAATTGCCCCAGGTCACAGAGCTAATTACTGGCCTTGTAAGCAGAGGGAACATGGATGAGGGACCCTAGCCCTAAGGTTATTGCTGGCCATAGACAGGTTGAATCCCCATAGAAACCATATAAAGTGTCTGTGTGTTTCTACACAAATCCAGAGGCCTGTCATTGATCTAACCCTCTGACAAAAGGCTTTCAGTGGGGACAGAGTAGATCAGTGTGAACTGAAGCTGCAGTTTTTCTCAAGTGGAGGCCCCAGACAGGATAGGATTGGGAAGAAGCAAAGGGGGAAAACAGGAGGTCGAGTCCCACGTAGCTGATTCTGCAGCACAAACTTGCAACGCGCCCTCTTGTTGCATGGTGTTTGAGCTTCCTGTTAATTGTGAAAGCCACCCCACAGGATGTTTCCCAAACCTGATAGCTGCCTACTCCTCTGGTTTGGGGCTGCAGGGGGGTAGTTGTATTTATTCTATTGTATCACCTTTAACATTCTGTGACTTCCCGCTAAAAGTTTTCTTTTGGTTATAGAACATTTGTGTAGAAAGATTTGTTCTAAAGCACATTTACTGCATGTCAGTAAAAACctcaatttcattaaaaatatccaAGTTCTTTTTAATAGGCAAAGTAAGCTTGCTTTCTGAGACAAAGCAAAATTGCTTTTCAGTGATCATTTACTAGGGAATTGGGATTTGGGTGGCTAGCATTAAGAAGGTGATCTGGAATTCAGAGTATAAGAATTCTTTATGGTACAAAAGAATTTCAAAGTATAAAAGgttgaatttattgaaataagGACAAAATAGGATGAAAAGAGAAGTACCCTAATAATGTCCAATTATTATATAGAGgcacataattatataattatgtaattgTAATAATTATATAGATGTACATAATTAGAAGCTACTTGAAATATGTCCAAAGGATTTAATTTAGATCTAGAATTTCTGCCAACTTTCATGGATAAGGAGGAATAGTCTACATGTTAAGtgcctatttgttttgtgaaTGAATTAGAGCACTTTCCATGGACTCTGTCCATTAACAATGATGTTGCTGGAgattagtgtgtgtgtgggggggggcaggtggggaAATACTATTTCTGAGGAAAAATGGAAAGGAATGGCCTGAGATTTTATGAGTTAGTATCTTTGAATGCAAAAGCTACCTTTTcccatgtaaggccagtagctgcggccaccgtcacagccgcccggcccgtGCAGGCTTAGGTTggcatttaattcagacagattgtaaagaaacaattgagccaagaactggtgggccattttcctttattctagactcgtactggccaacaagtaaaaacaaatacacGGGCACCAAACCTACTCACATGttcctccagttccacaaccaatGGTTCATgtatttccatttatatgacattctggaaaaggcaaatctgtaggtataaaaaaatattcatctttGCCAGGATTTATGAGTGGACGAAAGGGGTGGCTATAAAGAGCTAGCACAGTGGAGATTGTAGGGTGATGGAAGAATTCCACGTCTTGATTATGGTGATAGTTATAAgatgtatttatgtttttaaattcataGGACTGTATACTAAAATAGACAGAATCAATTTTGCTGTATAataatttaggaaataaaaaattattctatatctcacccccaaaaaagaatttttacttAGAGACAAAAAGACTTCGTATAATTGGATTTCACACACATTGCACCTGTTTTCTGGGCAAACAGGCAGTTAGTAGACATGGCTTGGGTTTATTGCTGATTGTTCTCCCATTCGATTGACATatttcttttagtgttttttttatttttttatttttttttatttttttatttttttcatttttctgaagctggaaacagggagagacagtcagacagactcccgcatgcgcccgaccgggatccacccggcacacccaccaggggcggtgctctgccccccagggggcgatgctcttcccatcctgggcgtcgccatattgcgaccagagccactctagcgcctgaggcagaggccacagagccatgcccagcgcccgggccatctttgctccaatggagccttggctgcgggaggggaagagagagacagagaggaaagcgcggcggaggggtggagaagcaaatgggcgcttctcctatgtgccctggccgggaatcgaacccgggtcctccgcacgctaggccgacgctctaccgctgagccaaccggccagggctctcttttaGTGTTTTAATATGCAGTGGGTTACCGATGAGTGTCCCTGACTTAGGAGTTAGGTTGCCTTTACAAGTTAACTACACCAATCTCTGACATAATGCAGTTTAAATTGCTTTTATAGTTCATTAAAGAACCAGATAATTATGGAAGACAAGCCAGCTTGAATTTGAGCCTGGGCTTTGCTCCATGTTAATTGTATGTCTTCAGGCTAAAATAAACTCTTAGTTTAacttaaattacttatttttaaaataataatgattgtgGGGCTTAAGTGAGGGAAAGTATGAATAAAATCTCATAAAGTTGCTGGTGCAGAAAGAGTAATTGATGCAATAGCTTCTTCTTCATACTTCTCTTTCTGTATTGTTTAATTGTTCACTCTCTTGCctgttttcctcttcttcctcttccctattttctcttttcattcttctcATTGGGATCATGGCAATTTTCATATGTATGCATTGGTAAACTTGGAGTTCCCATAGtaaaaaaatgattgtttttaaaatattattcgaATATTTACAGGTAAAAGAGAAAAGTAACATGGAATGGGAAAATCAGATCATTCTGCTGGAATTCTTTTTAAAGGGGCTGTCTAGTTACCCAAGGCTTGAGCTACTCATTTTTGTGCTAATGTATGTGGTCATCCTCTGGGCAATGGCACCCTTATTTTAATCAGCATCTTGGATGCCCACCTTCACACCCCTATGTGCTTCCTCCTGGGGAACCTCTCCTTCTTGGACATCTGCTTTACTACCACCACTATTCCTTATGTGCTAGAGAGCCTCCTCTCAGAAGGAaagaccatctccttctctggctGGGCAGTGCAGATGTTCCTTGGCTTGGCGATGGGAACAACTGAGTTTTTGGACATGATGGCCTTTGACCGGTATATGGCGATCTGCAACCCTCTGAGATACCTTGTTGTCATGAGCAAGAATTCCTCTGTGCCTATGGCAGCTGTGTCCTGCGTTGCAGGGGTTATCAACTCTGCAGTGCAAACTACCTTTGTGGTACAGTTGACCTTTTGCCAGAATAATGTCATCAATCATTTCTCCTGCGAAATTCTGGCTGACATGAAAATGGCTTGTGCTGACATCTCAGACATGAGTTCATCATGCCAGTGACAACGACATTGTTCGCATTGATGCCCCTACTCTTGATTGTCATTTCATATTCTTTAATCATTTCAAGCATCCTCAAGATCCACACTTCTGAGGGGAGACACAAAGCCTTCTCCACTTTTTCAGCCCATCTGACTGTGGTGATAATATTCTATGGGACCATTCTCGTCGTATACATGAAACCCAAGTCTAAACAGATACTCAATTCAGATGATTTGGATGCTACTGACCAATTTATATCCATGTTTTATGGGGTGGTTACTCCCATGATGAATCCTTTAATCTACAGTCTTAGAAACAAGGATGTGAAGGAGGCAGTAAAACACCTTCTTAGaagaaaagtatttaataaatgaatgggaaaggGACAGGTAATTTTTATAATCACAATGAGGAAATCAGTGAGGTAAATCAGAGTCAAATAGATAGGTTCTTGTTGCTGTGTCACATTTATTTCCCAATGCTTTCAAGCTCCAAAATATTCTTATTCGGTGTGGTGCAGAATGGAAGTAGGTAAACTTCAGTGTTTGATGAGCAGAGTCATGATTGTTGTTGTTATAGATAAGTGTGATTGTGAGGGCAAGAGGAGGGAGAGTGTAATAGGGAGAAATGTGCAGACAAAAAAGTTACACTAGTATTAAAACCTTAAAATGTTCTTCATACAGCTATTTTCAAAGCCAATGTCacacttccttattttctttacAACAAAGAATGAAACCTGGTTTCAGATTTGTAAAACTCAGTTAAAATTATGCATTTTCAATACTGTAAGTactgaaataatttaatttatttatagtctattaaaatatataatggtgATTGTCTTCTGTCTAGGTAGCAATATACTATTAAACATTTTGGTTCtaaaatgctattatttttataactttttgtttatttctaactAGGGGGCATTAAATCAttattcttttctgctttcaaaatatttgtGGTAGTCTTCTTTCTAAAGACCTTCTGATGTGGGATCTAACTGCTTTGGATTTGGAACCAAATAACTGAATTTAAAGctctttgaaaattaaatgtaagtaAGTTCTGAGTCAAATATTCACTGATAAAAGTAGAGCTATTGCAATACATCTTTTCCTCTGTCccattggctcttttttttttataataattttattttcttaatggggtgacatcaataaatcaggatacatatattcaaagataacaagtccaggttatcttgtcgttcaattatattgcatacccatcacccaaagtcagattgtcctctgtcaccttctatcttgttttctttgtgcccctccccctccccctttccctctcctattcccccctgcccccgcccccccatgtaaccaccacactcttatcaatgtctcttagtttcacttttatgtcccacctacatatggaataatgcagttcctggttttttctgatttactcatttcgcttcgtatcatgttatcaagatcccaccattttgctgtaaatgttccgatgtcatcatttcttatggctgagtagtattccatagtgtatatgtgccacatcttctttatccagtcatctattgacgggctttttggttgtttccatgtcttggccactgtgaacaatgctgcaataaacatggggctgcatgtgtctttac from Saccopteryx leptura isolate mSacLep1 chromosome 2, mSacLep1_pri_phased_curated, whole genome shotgun sequence carries:
- the LOC136392948 gene encoding LOW QUALITY PROTEIN: olfactory receptor 13C9-like (The sequence of the model RefSeq protein was modified relative to this genomic sequence to represent the inferred CDS: inserted 2 bases in 2 codons): MEWENQIILLEFFLKGLSSYPRLELLIFVLMYVVILXGNGTLILISILDAHLHTPMCFLLGNLSFLDICFTTTTIPYVLESLLSEGKTISFSGWAVQMFLGLAMGTTEFLDMMAFDRYMAICNPLRYLVVMSKNSSVPMAAVSCVAGVINSAVQTTFVVQLTFCQNNVINHFSCEILADMKMACADISXHEFIMPVTTTLFALMPLLLIVISYSLIISSILKIHTSEGRHKAFSTFSAHLTVVIIFYGTILVVYMKPKSKQILNSDDLDATDQFISMFYGVVTPMMNPLIYSLRNKDVKEAVKHLLRRKVFNK